Part of the Quercus lobata isolate SW786 chromosome 6, ValleyOak3.0 Primary Assembly, whole genome shotgun sequence genome, cagtgaaatgaccCCAAACAAAATATCTTTTTTACCAATATTACCTGCACTTGGTGGGAGTGGGGGTTTGCCTTTGTCTTCATGCACATTGGTTGCCCCTTGACCCGCTTCACTGTATTGACCCTTTAGGATTTCTCTTGTCTCATTCatctacaatataaaataaaacacaataagtCAACaactataaaaagtaaaaaataaaatttaacgcCAAAATGAGTCTAGtctacaataaaaaaaaaatacggtAACAATAACACAATAATagtcagcaaaaaaaaaagaaaaaaaaaaaggactctTCACTCTACTCTAGTATACAATAACACAACAAGTCaacaagaaagaaaggaaaaaaagaatgagaaggAATCTAGTATATAGCAATGAGCCAACGATAAACACGTcaataagataataataaacACATCAACATCAAGgcaataataaacaaataccCCAACATCACAGTCAACTATTAACAAATGCACCAACATCACAGTTAAGCACATAGGGTTATTGATTTTCAAATCTGTAACATcaataagaaaataacaattCAACATCACAGTCACAGATTCATAGCACGTcaacaacaataaacaaaaatatatcaacaataataaataaaaaagcagcTAACTTCATATATCAGAACTCAAAGGCAATCAGCTAACTTTAATAAAGAAACCAACTAGCACAAGCAGCCAAGCACATGGGTTATCGattttttcaaaaccctaactttatttacatataaaacttgaaaaaataaacatctTGATCTTATGTTGTTACTACAAAACAGAGATTCAGTATTTTAAAAACCCTAACTTTATTGATtcaatattaaacaaaacccaaaatacaaAACAGAGAGAGGGTTATCAAGATTTTCAACGACCACATGAGACAAAGGCAATCAGCTGAGCTAACTTTAATAAAGAAACCAACTAGCATAAGCATCCAAGCACATGGgttattgattttttcaaaaccctaactttgTTTGcatataaaacattaaaacttgaaaaaataaatatcttgATCTTATGTTATTACTACAAAACAGAGATTCACTCTTTCAAAAcctaaaacacaaaacaaagagaGGGTCAGAGGGTATTGAGATTTTCAAAACAGAGACTCACCGTGAGATGAGAAGCCGATGATCAAGCCAGCGTGGGAAGGGCGGCGTGTGGAGGTGGCGGCAGAGGGAGACTTGGCGTGAGAGGTAGGGACTGTGGAGTGGAGGCTGTCTGAAGTCTGAAcgtgagagagagtgaaaagtGTGAGAGTGAAAAGTGTGGGGTATGTAAGGTAGGGTTTTCCAAGTTTTGATTTTATAGTCTAATTAGTTTtagtttaattaaatatttacttAGTTTAATTATAGGTGATTAATCTAATCGTTTTTAAAATGCTATGTTTAAAAAGATAAGCTAGGCCGgatcatttgaattttgaaattttgaatcatTTGATGACTGAACAAAAAAAGGCCCAATTGTGAATCACTGAATTGTTTTAAAATGAAATGGAGGCCCACCGCCCAACACAAAGCTTCCAAagcatatctttttttttttttttagaatatccAAAGCATATCTCAGAGAGTCAGagtcaaatatttaaaaaatattatatatttaatataaaatataatataataatatattttgattcGATTTGGTGTATTATAATTTGCCACCGAAATTTTcgattttttatataataaaactgAAACCGAACCGAACTGAAATTTTTGCATCGGTTCAGTTGGTTTGAAGCGGTTTTTTCGGGTCCTcggttttttgcacacccctagtAAGTAAATAAAACTACTTCTTGTTATGGGTAATTTATGGTGtaaatgtttgttttattttccaCTCTATATCCTCTAATTGGATTTCTAGAAGCTGAAATTTGTGGTTTTGTGTTAGCAATTTGGAAGATTGAAGATATCATGGTTAAGTTATCATACTTGGAAAACTGTGAGTTGAGATAATGGATTAGAGATTGTAAAGGTTGTTCTGTATGTAGGTTTATTATGTAAAGATGTTGTTTCAcaagtaaatttaattattagttgATTaagttttcttgttggcttatAATTATAACCTGAACAACATGTTGGTATAagaattttatgttttgttgctTGGTATGGCAGTAGCTTCATAATTCAAAACTTAGTCTATGGATTCTTTTGATCATGtgatttgtatatatatgtatgtttatgtgttgCCGTGGGGAACTTTTGTGAGATGAGAATTAAGattttcttgagtttgagagttagGTTGTGATTCatgtataagtttatatacttaGGAAGATTTAttagtaataagttttggtCTTTTTAGGTCACAATAACGTGGACACTTGAGCTCATCTTATTCAAGTCTAACGTTTTAtgctttcaggtaagggatatATGACATGTGCGTTTGATAAGTATAAGGTTTGTTTAGAAatttattatgcattaaaactttttaattagaaatattACATATAATCATGATTTAAGTAAAGACATGTTCGTGAATTGTCgagtcttatatatatatatatatatgatagtttttagcatattgatgctattacttATACCACAAACACAATATTTAAGAATGAAGTGGATATGCTACTATTATGAAGTATTTATGTAAAAGcataattgttataaaaatatagttttagaGTTATTCCATTGTTATGATTTGAACTCAGCCAGCAGGAATTAAAGTATTGGCATTTCCATGGAAATATTAATTGATTGGTCATTAAAAGTGGTGAGGACTCTATTGTACTCGCTCTTGTTGGAAAATACCAACTTGTAGAGGATGTCAACCGACCCCCATGGTTGATGGTCTGAGCACACCGAAAGGAGTgtgatattttttatatgatcCTGGGATTTCCTAACATTGTGAGGAATGCTTGATGCCTGGCACAATATGCTAGAAGTCTCCCAAAAGTTGTGACAGACTTACAATTAGACTGACTAATATAGTACTAATAAGCTATTAGGCTATTTTaagtttataagaaaaatatgatgataaaaaatgtAAGTTAAATGTATTATAAATCTGATGGAAAGTTTATGATAAATGTTTTATAGTCTATTTAAAGATAAGGTTACTGAATTATGTTAAAGTTCCTTATTatgtccttttattattatatgaaaggaaaaatgatGTTTTCGTATGAAAGTTTGTAAGTTATTATTAAGAATCGTATGAAGACTAGTTATTAAAGCTGGCATATCTATGGaatatttgatttacatgcacTCTTATTAAATACTCATGGAACGTAAAACCTTACTGGGCTTCACAGCCCATCCTATTATTTTTCAGTGCACAGGTTCTTTTCCAAAAGCAACGAGAGTATTAGAGATGATAAGGGCTCTATGGTTCTTGTTTTTTAGAACgtatagttttcttttgttgtatataaaatatagtCTTTTGTTGTATAGGAGGAATCAAAATGTACTTGATTATTATGAACAAAGATGTTGTTAAGTTTGTTTTGAATCCTAGTTGTATGTCTTTGgagttagatttttaaataaaagttttgCTAAATGTTTAGTTATGTAATATTTACTCGAAAACTTTTAGTTTCAGTCAAGTTGTCAAATTTGCAAGTTTGACTGTAATGCAGTTTTATGTTTCCATGAACTTTGTATATTATGGCTTTTATGCAAGGAATGAAAACGGATatgagaaattatttttgataagcaCCTTCAATTTTAGTTTGTTCGTGTTAGTATTGAGttaaacttgatattaacatgtCGGTCATGCTCTAAAATCTGAAGTACAGGCTTGGGTCGTGACACATTATCTATTAGCCAATGACTAATTTGTACCCTGTTATAGCCACTAATCGAAGGGATATAGTTTGCATCACAACTCACCATAAGTAAGAATGGTAGATGCACTATCTAACAACAAATATAGGCAAACAAGCATGactattttagcaaaaaaaacctattttaccCATAACAGAACTACAAAATCAGAGGCATAATAAATTTGCTACAAACATTACTATTATACATTGATGCCTTTTAGAGAAACAACAATGAAAGcaataataaatacaaaagtACTATCAAATCACATACACGCTATCAAATTATCTTGAATAATCAAGTGCTATTATCTTTGcacaatacaaaaattacaacattGTTATTATCCTTGCACAAGTAAAGACTACAACAAATATATCTAACATGATCAGATATTGAACAATCATGTTCCCTGCACAAGTAAATACTACAAATGAGATATCtaacatcaaattatctatgtCAACCATGTGCTAATATCTTTGCacaatacaaaaattacttgattaaatattgtcaataataatattcaaattataATGAAAATTTAGACTTTAACTTCTTCAAGATTTCCAAACGACGTAGACGAATATATTCATTTTGCTCAAAATTCATGTTTCTTATATCTTTCATCATAATTTTATCTTCCACTTTCATCTTTTCTACTTCATTCTTCTCTTTCTTGATACAAATCAACTATTTTCGTTCTTTTGATGCAATGTACATTAACTCTCTTCATTCTTCTAATGCAATGCGCatactttcctttttttcatcATGCATTCTCCTCTTTTGTTCCTTGATTTCATCCAATTGGGAGGAAAGTCTTGGGACCACATCATtgctaatcttttttttctttaatttctcctctttcttttctagaTTTGTTAAGCCTGCAAAAGTAGGACAAAATTGTGTTGCTTGCTGTCTTGGGTGGACCTTCACATTATCTCTTATATTCAACCATTTGGCTTCATTCCTCAAAATATTCCAACAATGTTCCATTTGAAATAAGGTTCTGCTATTACTTTTATACATAGTTTTTGCATCATCAATCTACAAAAGCGACAAATTGATAATAATGAGTATCATAAAACTTTCAGTGCATTGATGTATAATACATATTAGATGTTGAGTAGATATACCTTGTCATGCTCAATTTTACTACTTTCATTCTAGCTCTCAATTTGAGCCAAGAATCCACAAAACTTGTTGGTATCACTTTGGATCATTGACCACCGATTACTTAAAGAATCCTTGGAGCAGTTAAATTTCTTGTTATTGTGGAAGGTGGATCAAATTCTATCCCAGAATGTTGTGTGTTTTTTGTCAGTTGAGGTCACGATATCTAAGCTAACATTGAGCTACGTCGACATTAGCTTAATGTCTTCATCTATGGTGAATTTGTTTCCCTGTTAGCATTTCTTAGTAGTTGATTTTATTTCAATGGGGGTGCAGATTGTCTCATTTCAACTTGGGGTGGAGATTGATGGGCATTCATGTCTGaatgtggagtgaccatcaaaATACTATTGCCAAAACCTTGTTCCTCGTCATGTAAAATGTCAAGGAAGAAGGGATTTTACCGAGTCcatcacctaaaaaaaaaaaaaaaaaaaccaaattagtTCAAAAGCAACACTAACATAAGAAACCAAATTATTTCAGTTTATCTAatgctaaaactgaaaattctATTACtcctactattattattattattttgtttgaggAAACCCTTATATGATATTTATTCTTCAATATTTACCTTATATTTTAAAGGGGTCCCTATGTTTTGcaatatttcattttagtttttatattttaaagtttatgtaaaaaaatgtCCGTGTCATTAACTATTTGATTGAAAACAGTGACTTGACAAATAAAACACAGAAGATCCACTCAAGCGAAATATATTTATGTACAACATAGTTTTGATAGTAGCATAAATCTGATTGACTGTTCACACAGAAGCTGAACCACAAAATGCCATACTATAAATTTTCCAAAGAGATGAATGTATATATGTAATTGAGACACTGATGTTATTCAACATTTTTGCAGTAAGGATGAGTTTTATTTCAAAacgtaaaaattaaatataaaaccaaaataagTTAAGGCAGGATGGACTGAAAGTTAAAAAACTTtatagaatcattttttttttttttttttgagagaaagacAAGAAATTAGAATctgatacatttaaaatttttaaacaaatacgTGACATGCAATCTATACGTATAATAAGCATCACTCGCAAACCAAAGTGTATCCGTGGGCACTTAGCATAATTTTTTGGGCCATATCGTAGTTCTCCAAACTGATAGCCATTTTATTCCAAAAAAGCcactctcaaatctcaatctTCTGCCATGGTGCGAAAATGGCAAAGagccaaacaaaaatgaagacccctattttgttcttatttttcatttgtatTGAACTTGTGAATGGTTttgtaaaatagaaagaagTTTGGATTCAACCTCAACCACTGGAAAGTAGGAACTGAGGGAAGAGAGTTCATTATATCCGGGATGGTTTAACTATTGTTCAATGGGAGAGTTCAGAGTAAACCAACCATGCAAAGTGCAAGTTTGGGTTGTTATTTCATGTTCAATTTGATGCTCAAAATCGTCAATATAGTTGGGAAAAGGggacttaaaacaaaaaattggaagAAGAATCGAATTCATATTATAGAATGAAAGCTAATAAACAGATTAATATCCTATTGGCTATTGCTTATCAGATACACATTATGCTGCGATTTCGATTGTATTATTGAAAGCTATTTATTGATACTTGCGATTATATATTGTAGCTCAAACTCATGAAGCTATAGAGAAGTAGGTGTTAACATCAGCCATGAcctgttttatttatttattggctaaCATGCATATGGGTGTCTGAGTCTCAAAGTTCTTTGAAAATCTGACTAAATTTCTCCGTGCATGTATAATTCCGCAACCATATATTCCCCTTCACTGAAGTAACCATGATGAGAcatctctttttttaaaaacattaaattcaTCAGGTGGCATTGCAAACAACCATGCCGGTTCCCCACTTTTTGGGGCAGATTTATTCATGAATTACTCGCTGTTTTTAGGATATGTATttagttataagttataacacaCTAAAATAAAACTGAAGAAGTTTCGAGTGTTAGAATCACTATGTCATTGTCATCCCCAATATGAATAACTACGACAATCAAATTTCATAGTCATGTCATACAGTAAGTAATTTGGAGGGGGGGTGGGAGGCTATCTTAATCTCATGCACCAAGACTAATTAAGTTGAGTAAAAACAGGGGGGAATTTTTAAAGATATCATATAAACTGTGGTTTCACAGCACTAAGActagattttttatatttacaaaataGATGGCTCGTTCCTACCCTTCACTTAGCACTGGAAATGGAATATCCCCAATTCAATTAAAACAAGATCATATGCGATATTAGAACAATTTGTAAACAAGATGACAATATCAAGCTGATACCACCTCTTCAAACAACTTTCAACGATTGGATCCACGACATTGTTGGCTTCCACATAGGCATTGAAAAGCCTTCACGGGATGATCACAGTCGTTAAAGTCAATGCCATAGTCCTGTGAAATGTAGCATGCACATCCGGTAAGTTTAACCGTAAcacaaaagaaatttaatataaaacatGCTCCTATAAAAGTTGAGCCTCCTCACCCAGGTCAGCTCTTCCATAGCATCGACCTTCCTTGTTGTAAAAAATGCAAGCTGCATGATTTAAAAACCCAATAAGTGATATCATTTTTacctatctaaaaaataattaattgttatgtgtgtatgtgtgtgcgCGTGCGTGTGCGTGTGTGCGTGTTtgtatttctatatatatgtgtatataaagAACAAGAACCCATACATGATAGTAGTGATGATCTGGAGTCTCCACTTCGACTGGGATCTCAACCAAAGTAGCATCATGGCATCTAATCAATAAAGTGTAAGATAAGAGTGTGAATTGCCTTTACCTCATGATCCAAAATGTTATAAAAGAAGATGATAAATACAATCATAGAAATCCACAAGACTTATAGGGTCCATCTTACCAGagaaaaaatagttattatctatcatttttgtttttaacaatgtttttattacctaaaaaaatcttaccaaacaaaaaacaagagATAACAAATTAAGTTAGGCGTCACATAATTTGCTTTTCTCCAATAGATATAATTCAGTATGCAAAGCAATCACTTGTATAACAAAGgtataattttcaataaaaaattggtaaGGAGAAGGCattaactaaaattataatatcAAGAGCAAACAACATCGAATGCAAACAAGTAACACATGCATCACACACATTACATGAATACCTGTGATTGATAAATCTTGCAACATTTCCAAACACTGTTGCATCCAAACAAAGGGCCTCTTCATCTTTTAAAACACCCTCCGAAACCCAGTCTGCATCCAGTAGCACCGGGTAAGTATGCTTCTCAGTACCAGAGTTCTGCAGGTTTCTCTCATGCAGTTCTGAGTTGGTAACGATTTCCCCCACGTACTCACAAACAAAAGCTGCTTTCGGCAGGTCTTGAAGCGTTCGAAGACCCCAACCTTTTCCTTCAGGGGTCCAAAACACCTGAAACTTACAAGTAAATAATTCCTTAGTGaatacattttaaattatttaatttttcaaattctaatgAAATCAAACCTGCAATTTTGCTGTAATGCCTCGCTGAACAACGCGGTTTCCACACGACTTGTTGCATCCGCATTTAGACCAGCACTCTTTTATAAATCTTCTCAGTAAATGGCCCTTGCATCTATTAGATTTCTTGTTGTTCTTAGACCCTTCTAGTGGACAATTCTTACAATAAAAGTACTGGTGTTTTTTAGGGTTCCGATTTATAGTGATGGACTCTTCTAGAAAGTTCTGTTTCAACAGTCCCCCAGGCATGTAAGCAAATTCACCTTTCGTTTCACGAGCACATGCACAAGGTACAGGTGATGATAGACAATCCCCAAAACAATTAGAGCAACAATGTTCATCCGATATACGAGCAAGTGCAAAATTCACATAACCTTTCCTATAAACTAAACTCTTTGATATGTATCTAAAGGCTGGCAGATCTTCGGCACTGCCCTTCATCAACggtatttttaccttttcttccCCTCTGgttatgtcatcaacatagtcaCAGTAATTCACAATAGAGAATGGTGAATGGTGTTTCTGAACAATCTCCCAATTGTTTGACTTAGAAGATTGTGGATCTTTAAGAAGTTTTAACCTCCTTTCACTTTCACCACAAATGTTCTCCATATCCTTAATCTCAAAACCAGCAACACCATGAAGGCCGCCCAAACCACTTGGAGCTATAGGTTTGGGAATTTGGGGTATTACCTTAATCGGATTCTGAAATCTGACTGATCCACTTGAAAGGCTTGAAGGAGTGCAATGATTGCCTACATGACCATCTTTGCCATCATGACCCCCTTGTGCATCAGATATCTTGGATGCCGGTATATTTGTGGACCTTAGATGTTCATCAACAGCAGAGTCAGTGCCCATTGCCCAGAAGCGTTCACAAAATTCTGTCATCAGCTCCAACAAAGAGAAGTTGAATTCTGTAAGTCCAtgtaatttaagaaaattttcttctacCACCTTGAAAACAGCATCCAAGCTTGGAATATGAAAATCAGACCGCCCAGAAGAGTTACAAATCAGGGAAAGTTTCAACTCTCTCTTGGGAGATGAAGTAATATCAAACTGTGATACTTCTGAAACACCATCACCTTTATCCATAACATCCAAAGATTCAGATTCCAGGGACTTTGAACCATCTTCTTTAGCTGCAGAACTTTTTCCATTTGAAAGACCATCTACACTTGGAGCTACAAGAGAACAACAGGCAGTCAAAATTTAACATTCAACAAGAATTAATGGAAATGGAAGGAAGTTAGACCTATTCAGCAGCAGAATAATGATGTTAATTATGACCCTAACAATCACCTAGAAAAATATAAAGCAATATCACAAAGTGATAAATTAAAATCACTAACCTTTTTCATTCATGTCTAGAGATTTAGATTCCAGGACCTCTAAGACATCTGCTTTAGCATTTGAACCATTTCCGTATGAAGAAGAACCTTCTATATCTAAAAATTGGGTAAGccaaaaaatacatatatatatatatatatatatatatatatagtcagaAATGCATCAACCAGGAGTATTAATATtcaatcaaagaaaatacaaataaacAGGGAGGTGGTCCAGAAGAAGCTTAATTTTAATCTTTAAGGCTCACAATGTTAAACAagaatctatatctatatccacatatacataaatacacacatgcacacaaacGCAAACACTACCCCATGGAAAAGAATTGGAATACAAATCAAAGCCAGTATTGCCACCTCTTCTCAATACAGAATTTAAACCAATCAGACATACACAAATTGCACATATATTGGCCCCGTGGAcaaaaattagaatacaaatAAAGGTCAGTATTTCAACCTCTTTTAGATACAGAATTTAAACCACAAATGCCATCAAAATGATAGCATTTAAAATCCATCAAATTGAACAACCATTTTAAGCCTTAAGTACCAAGATTTGTATATGGTCTAATTATTGTTGCCTTAGAAAGGTGAAACTTGGCCCAAAACACTTAAAGAGAACTTTATCAGGTAAATTTCAGTAGTCAGCACTACCTAAGCATAGGAATACAAACCAAGTGGCAGAGTTAGATGCAGGCTTCAGTACAAAGTCAACTGTCTACAGAATCTTTACATCCACTACAAACCGTGGATATACATTTCATATCTTTAAAAAGCCTGTCATTGATGGTTGAAATTGTTATTGAGCTACCAAGAGATTGGTTTACCTGGAAGGATTATAGCAAGAGGAACCTCGTCTAGCAGATGTTTATCAGTGGAGGGCTCATCTCTGGGCAgattaaaattgttttcttgaTACATATCAAGCACATTTTCTACAGGGGTATGATCCAAATAGGGCTCAACCATCAGCTTTTCAAATGGCCTAATACCATTTCCTCTCTCAGATGTTAACCTTCTCTCTCCTGGAGCAACTTGAGGAGTTACTGATGTCTTTCCTTTTTGAAATGATAAAGAATCAGACTCAGTGCTATTGTTACAAAGATTTGGTTGAGATGGCCCTTTTGCTTTAGGCACTGGAGAAGTTGTAGATGAATTACATTTCCTGGATTCATTTTTTAGATGTTGCAGCCGTGAGACAGGCTTTGACTTATTTTGCTCAATCCAAACTTTCAGTTGAGTTGACTCAtctacttcttcttcatcacaaaTTTGAATTAGTTCAGCATCAGGCTGACTCTGCCGTGCCCTTCTTGGGCGTGATCTTTTCAATAGAGGTTCTGAGTCTTCAGGCTCTGACCAATCTTGAGAGCCTGAAGAAACTTCATTTATATCCTGATATCCCCTTTTAGATGGAGTTATTACCAGCTGCGAATTGGAGGTTTCAACAGGGACAAAAGCACTTTCTTCCTGGTGTCTTTGATGCAATCTCTTCACTAGCAGTTCAGAGTCTTCAGGCTCTGAACAATCCACAGCGACCAAAGCCCTTTCTTCCTGGTGTCTTTGATGCAATCTCTTCACTAGAGGTTCAGAGTCTTCAGGCTCCGAACAATCCACAGCGACCAAAGCCCGTTCTTCCTGGTGTCTTCGGCGCAATCTCTTCCCTATAGGTTCAAAGTCTTCAGACTCAGAACCCTGTTCAGAGATtaaagataattttattttatcatccTTGTTTGCCTTTCTTATTGGTGACTGTAAATTCATcaataaacaaataagctaAGATAAGATATGAATAAGTactaacattactttttcaTAGATATTTCCTTCAGTATACTGGATAAGATTGCCAAAATAACATGAAACCTTGTGACAAAATACATTTTGATATAGATACATGCTGGCTTAAAGAACAGATATGTCTGCTAAGGTAAGATATACACCTTTGCTTTCTCGTTTGAGCAAGCatctttcttctttaattcCACACTCTGTCAAAAGGCATCAATAAGCAAACAAAGAGGGAAGAGTTTAGGGCACAAACAACAATTATCACATATAAAAAGGGAAGTTAagtaaaatgggaaaaaaatcagTATTCTCGTAGTTCATCTTCCACTACACAGTGAATGGGGGCAATaacatgaattaaaaaaaaaaaatcaataaattaaaacatttgaTTTAGGCACTACAAATTGAACAGAAGATGTAATATAAACCAATAAGGTTCACCTTTTCTTGTTCTTGCTTCTTCTGCAATAGGGCTTCAATCAAGGCTCTATATTCATCGTTTTCAATATATCCCCAGTTATAATCAGACGATTCAAGAAGTTGATTCAGCACTGGTTTGACTTCACTTTCAGGGAAGCCAATACTTTTCATTGCCTTGCAGGCAACTGTTACTTTTCGCTTTGGAGGCATCACTAGATTtgatctttactcattacaatATGATCCCAAACAAAAAGTCAATTACTATACTCCCACAAATACCGGAATAAGTGACAATTACAAATGAAAGATAGAAATCACCAATGAATGCATACATCAGAGAAAAAAGGTATGCAGCATATATCAACCCCATACTGAAAGCATAAGGAAAGGCATTCAAAATGTATGTCccaataatgttaaaattgaaaacaaatataGAAACACACACAGAAAATTTAAACACCCAAGCATAATTGAATATAGCAGAATGAAAGgccttcaaagttcaaaatatATGTCCCAAGAATGTTAAAATCCAAAACAGATACAGCAACACACAGAGCAAATTTGAAAACCCCCAACGTAATTAAAATATATCCATGTAATTTTGCATGCCATCTTAGGGCACAACACCAGCCCCTAGCAGGAAAAATGCTGCTTCTTAAAAGAGGAGTTGGCTAcatgagttttctttttctttttctttttcttttttcttattagtaagttacacatgcacttAGTGAGTCCTGAACCTACAACCTCACTGtccatcccattattatggAAGAAAgaagtgccaattgagctatagctcattggCAGCTACATGAATAATTTAATCACATAATGATGGACTCAAAAGAGAAACCAGATCAAATGTCAGGGAAGAATATGAACTCAATTCAAATGCTATGTAAAAGACCCTTAAACTGTTCATAAAACAGAATGTCCAAACTcatcttaaataaataatttgtaaaGCTCGATACCTTTGAAAATAGATCAActaggttttatttatttatttatttataattagaTCAACTAGTAACTCAATGACCACAGATGCTACAACAGTCACTGGCCTCAACCAAGttgttaaaaaacatcatttaagTTGTtttaaaagaaccaaaaaagtgacaaaacaagcattattaaatttaggattttattaACAAGTGCATTCATGCATCCATTAAGGAAGAACTAATGGGTCTCACTGAATTGGGAAACAAGAAAAGCATATAATCAAATACTTCTTTATCTAACTCATGTGCGactcctccaaaaaaaaaaaaaaa contains:
- the LOC115994696 gene encoding probable inactive histone-lysine N-methyltransferase SUVR1, whose protein sequence is MPPKRKVTVACKAMKSIGFPESEVKPVLNQLLESSDYNWGYIENDEYRALIEALLQKKQEQEKSVELKKKDACSNEKAKGSESEDFEPIGKRLRRRHQEERALVAVDCSEPEDSEPLVKRLHQRHQEERALVAVDCSEPEDSELLVKRLHQRHQEESAFVPVETSNSQLVITPSKRGYQDINEVSSGSQDWSEPEDSEPLLKRSRPRRARQSQPDAELIQICDEEEVDESTQLKVWIEQNKSKPVSRLQHLKNESRKCNSSTTSPVPKAKGPSQPNLCNNSTESDSLSFQKGKTSVTPQVAPGERRLTSERGNGIRPFEKLMVEPYLDHTPVENVLDMYQENNFNLPRDEPSTDKHLLDEVPLAIILPDIEGSSSYGNGSNAKADVLEVLESKSLDMNEKAPSVDGLSNGKSSAAKEDGSKSLESESLDVMDKGDGVSEVSQFDITSSPKRELKLSLICNSSGRSDFHIPSLDAVFKVVEENFLKLHGLTEFNFSLLELMTEFCERFWAMGTDSAVDEHLRSTNIPASKISDAQGGHDGKDGHVGNHCTPSSLSSGSVRFQNPIKVIPQIPKPIAPSGLGGLHGVAGFEIKDMENICGESERRLKLLKDPQSSKSNNWEIVQKHHSPFSIVNYCDYVDDITRGEEKVKIPLMKGSAEDLPAFRYISKSLVYRKGYVNFALARISDEHCCSNCFGDCLSSPVPCACARETKGEFAYMPGGLLKQNFLEESITINRNPKKHQYFYCKNCPLEGSKNNKKSNRCKGHLLRRFIKECWSKCGCNKSCGNRVVQRGITAKLQVFWTPEGKGWGLRTLQDLPKAAFVCEYVGEIVTNSELHERNLQNSGTEKHTYPVLLDADWVSEGVLKDEEALCLDATVFGNVARFINHRCHDATLVEIPVEVETPDHHYYHLAFFTTRKVDAMEELTWDYGIDFNDCDHPVKAFQCLCGSQQCRGSNR